The region TACTTTTTTACCTCAAATAGTTAGTACAGTACTCTAGTTACATTCCAGAACAGAACTAGGCAAGATATTTTATCGGAAGTATAagttgtattaatattagagtCCGACATTATTTAGGGAATAATTCTGTTGTTAATAGTCAAgttatattaaagaaacCTCCTACCCTTCTGAGTaggaataaaatatataaaaataaatataggAAATACAAACTTATAAACGAATTTATGCAGGCTATTTATACGTTTCAATTTTGGACGAGAAGAGCCAATTCATGTTCTATacctaatgaaaatattttcacttAGCTTACCTGTTTAGTGTATCAggataattataattagatatataatattatgacACATCATTTACTTCAATAGTTAATCTTATGACACATGACTTACCTAATTGGGaatttattagtattattatttgtacaTCATACTCTTCTATTATTCCTAAACTAGTAATTATTACTTGTTTACGCATAAAGACCTATTATGTTTATTAACATCCATTTTCAACACTATTATTGTCCAATCGCTGAACCATTCAAACATGATAACAATAGTAATGccattaaatttattcgATATCATCATTGTAATTCTACATGCAAAGGTCTAATAAATGGTATCCACctataatattgatatacATCTAGATTGGTATTTCAGTTGGAAAGTTtaatctaaaaaaaaagaagcaAAGAACAAAGTAATACCAAAAAATCCTGGTGTTTTTATTCACAAAGAGTATACTCTCTTAACGTAACCACTAGGATACTAatgattttattctttcaaAGGATTCATATTAGGACAAACTCTCTATTTTATGGCATTGCTAAGTCATCTACTAATTTATAAACTTGAAAGTCAAAAAACTGATAGCTACCCAGCCAGAATGCAATATTGGCAAGATAGGAGTATATTCACAGGCCAAACAATACTCTATTACCATCACTCCATATTGACAGCTTACCAACTATCTAAAATagaattcaattaaatattactttCATTTGACTATAGGAATTTTCTGCCAAAAAGTTTTTGAAAAccaaacaaaagaaaataaatgcTAAACAATGACAGATTTGTAAACTATGGTACTATATTATGTGAATTGACAGCCCTGATTCAAAAGCAACACAAACTGGTTCTATCATATCGACAGACGTATTCCAAGAATAAACTCACATTGTCACTATCTCATCAAAAGGTGTCAATGTGCTCCAAAGATTTTGGATAAGAGAAATCTTGAGAAGCTCAAGAAGAACGACCCAGTTTATTTTACAGGGTAGTTATCTCAGAAGCCACCAAATAGATATCAGCTACAGGTGGCAGAAAAGTTAGAATACCAACTTGCTTACTTCTTTAGCAAATGGGCTTTTGAAATAACAAGACAATAGTGAAACAAAAGTGATATCTCTCCTATTCACCTTTTAATACCTTCTTAAAGATATAAATTAagataaaagaaaagaatcTAAAGACAAAAAATGCATACTAAAGTtgcaattttattttagtaCCTTTTCCAGTGTTTAAACTATCATAAAAAAATGCATGCTAAAACTGGCATTACAATTCAGTGCCTTTTTTTAAGGATTAAACTACgataaaaagaaagaaaaaagcaaaagaaaGAATTCCTGCTAATGCTGGTATTACAGatatatgaaatttttttagttcATTAGTTTTTGCAATGAAAGgcaataattattttaccAACCATCGCTAACTTTCATATATCAATGGTTTGGctaattttcttaattaCCATTCACCTTTATTGGTGAATAGTTGGTAATAcacaatttattttcttctttgtcATCTGTTATCTATTAAGGGaataaactattattttcattaattttatagtGTTTATTGTTATATGTGGATAGTAACTGCATCTTTGGTGGGTTGAAtagtattttatttgaactatatattataatatgatAGGCTAGAGCCGCActaatttatattaaaatcattattactaaTACATAACGAAGATGAACAGTGTGACTTTATGtcttgtattattattctttttgaGCAATAAAGTCACACTTTGGATGAATTATAAAAGCAGTAAAATTTTGAGACTtggaaataatatatattattaaaataaactGTAAAGGAAAGAGCCTatgtatttaataatatgtaAACAGTTAATGGAAAGTATTATATAAGCGTCATGAAATTTaagataaatattctaaGCGTCATATTCAACAACTGTCCATGCCAAGCCATTAACAGTAACATCTTCACCAACTTTCAAGTTAGTAAAGTTGGTTGGAAATTTACTAATATCAGAACCATATTTAAAAGTAGTTTCATATGATTCATCCGCTTGTTGAACAGATCTAATAAAGTTTAAACCTTTAATAGTGccatcattttttttactcaAATAGCCTTGAACCCATTTGCCAACAACGACAACTAAACCTTGGTAGTTTGAATCATCAACCTTGAATACAATAGATCTACCATTGTTTACACCGGTTATATTAACTACTTCTTCGGATTTGTCTATCCTCATTGGTTGCCacaattcaataaaattcaCACCTGGAGAAGACTTGCCGTTTGGGAAAACAGAACCTGATTCTTTCAAAGATCCACATTCCCATGTTTCCCAAGTAGTATTAACTTCACCTCTATGAGTATTTGGAACATTCAAATAAGTATTAGTATCTAACcagaaattgaaatcttGGGTAGTTACATTTTCAGATTTTTGagtaattttaatattatctgGAGTACCACAAAAAGCCCATTCTAATGGAAATTCAATTTCTGAAGTTTTACTTGGTTTAACTAGGGGtcttaaagaaatatagTAACCATTGTTAGAGGCTGAACTGAAAGTAGAAGttctttcaaaaatatcactACCTACTTGGAAGGCAACTCTTTTGGCAATTGATGGCATTTTTAATGTTGGCTAGCTTTATATATGTGAGAGTTACTATACAAAACTTTTATAGTGATAAGTATCCTCTTATTTCTTATTCAgaaatactattattaatataggATTTAAAAGgagaatattttctttcCTACCACGTATGGAGGATAAATAATTGCATACCcgattaaagaaaatttcaagATCCAAAATATTCTTAACGAAAAAGAACATTGGATGCTTATCACAACATAAAAGGGAATTTGGCAAGTATTAATGTATAAGTTTTATAGTGGATGGTATATAGATTCATGACAAAATTTATCAGATTATATAAAGTAtgatagaaaaataaaaaaaaattgcgATGATAAGGAAAGGTATTCCTCTCTAATAAAACAGAAAATGGAATCGAAGAGAAGCGAAGATATAATACAGCCAAAAAATGCGtaaaattttaagaatttaaaatcttaaagatgaaattattgaattcaTCGTTCagatgaatatttttcaatattgaattaaaataaatgaatttgaaatttgaaaatttactTCCCTTACCCTTAGTTGGAACATTGACCAGGATATTGTCTATCAGTCAATGGTTGTGGCCAAACACCAGCACCAGCTAATAATTTGACATCCCATTCTGGGGCACTTTCGGTCTTCCAGCACCACATGATCCAACCACCTTTCATTTCAAAGGCGTCTAATTCAGCTTCGATAAATCTTCTGgtgttttgttttctttcttCAGACCAAGAATCAAtgtcatcattattttgaCAAGAACCGATGTAATAGGAAGTAGCAGAGCCTTTAACATAAGAACCATCGAAACGAGCACCTACACCAACACCGTTCAACCATTTAGCACAATCAGTTAAAGCTGCAGAGAATTCACCGGCAACAGTCCAATGCTGTTCACTTAAAACACCGGTACCCCAAGCACAAGCAACAGAGATTCTTTCATCAATACCTCTTTGACATTCACCTGGAGAAAAGActtgataatgatgatgatcaACAGTGATACCCCAGTTACCATTTTCTTGTTCATTCCAGAAGGAATCCCAGTAATTGTAAGCTTCGAAGGCATCGTGGATAATAATGTTTTGGTTAGAACCTAAAGTTTCtcttaaatatttgtaagCTGGCTCGTAATATTGAgtcttcaatttttccaaatcaatAGCAGGACCTAATGGTTCATTAATCAATTCGATACCAATAACAGTATCTTCGAAAACAGATTGagaatatttctttaaaatgtATTGCAAAACTTCGGTAGTCAATTCCAAATTAGAATCTTCCAAAAAGTTGATAGAATCTCTTAAACCGGAATTGTCGAAACCGTTTTGAGAACCAGCAGCACCATGTAAATCAACCCAAACTTTCAAACCAGCTTTTTTGGCCCAACTGATAGCTTGATCTAAGTAGAATTCTTGGTAACCAGTAACATAAGGATCATTTTCCAAAGTTTTGAAAGCCCAGTAACCAACAGGAATTCTAACCATGTTGAAACCCATATCGGCAATATCTTGGAAATCTTGTGCAGTGTAAAATGTAGACCAATGGTCAATTAATCTGTTTTGAGCTTCAGTGTGACCCAAAGTTTGACAGAAATGGTATTCATCGACTGGAATACCGTCGTCATTATAATCATTAGTTCTAAAAGCTTCAAATAAAGAAGGAGTGATGTAAGGTTCTAGAACTAACCAACCACCAATGTTGACACCTCTAATTGGAGTATTTGAGTCATATTCGTAATATCTTTTGTTATTCTTGGCGGTCAACAATTGAACGTTGTTAGCACCTTTGGCTGGCACTGGCTGAGCCATAGCCATGGAAGCTAGTGAACATAAGGAAACGACAAtggaagaaaatgaaaccATTGTTCTTTAAGCGATTGTATTTGCGTAAGCGATTGTAAGATAGTTAGTTAGTTGTCTtgcatttaaaaattaacaagagaaagaaatatggtatagaaataaatgcctagtatttatatcaaaaaaCTATTTGAAGTTTACGATCCCTAGATGCCCAATCCGACCAAGAATATTTACTCGATGCTCAATTAACTCTTTTTCAAGCGTCGAATATTACGTATGAATGAATAATGCAGAGGGTTTAAGAGACATATTCGAAACATATTACAACTTAATGCTTTACACAGCTGGTTAAAAATAGATTACACACACTCAAGCATTTATATTGGAAACAGCATCATTGGCGTGCTTTTACACACACACATAAACACGCACTTCCAGATACAGCATGGGCCTGTCGGTATTTACCATTGAGCCTGTAGAAGGATGTGTATGAGTAAACCTTAGAATGTTTTTTTCCCACTGTGATacagataaaaaaataaacaactGCGAAATAGTAGAGTATACAGAAGAAGTCACAGCCATTCCAGCCTTCCCAATTCCGTATGTCTCTTGAGAATATTTCGTAGTAGGCCATTCTTGACCCGCCTCTTGCCTAGATTCTGAGGAATCTTAGATTAGACGTATCCCCCCACAATTCCAATGGCTGACCCCCCAGGCCACGACggtgaaaaaaattgaaagaaagACTCCACGTCATTTCTGCCAGGGTAGGCATTGCGAAATGCCTATAAATTACTATATTAGGTGAAGATTCCTTAACGGATATCCAAAATAGGAAGTATTCAGCCGTGGCGGGTAATAACACGAAACTCGTCCTCCGGGGAACgcgaaaataaaaatatattggtAAACACTATTTGGGACACAATGTCGTATATGGAAATTTGGGACACGAAGCGCCGAAGATAGATAGGATGTAGGGTAAGTTTTTCCGACAAAGGCACCGGAAAATTGTCTTATTGTTCCAGTCTAAGACGAATGCTGTTTGAAGACATTCTTTGCATAGTGAACAAATTGGTCAAGACCTGATTGGGAATGGCTAAGTTGGTTGTAAGCTAACTTCTATATATGTTGCTGCTTTGGGCGTAACCTGTTTCAGAACTAATTGCAGTTTCAGGAACACGCTGGAGCTTAATAATCATTCGAGTCATTAGGAAATGGTATCGTTTCTAGATTGTATTGCTTGTTTACGGTTTAGTTTGTTAGTCGTTTGGCTAGTCTGTTTACTTGTTTCCGAATAGAATGGTTCTGAAAGTGTTGAGTTAGTAAACGATGAGGCAATgacatattttttcaatgtttatatttttatgttGTGTTGAAGAATTCATTGAGCTGATGGTGATGCAAACAggaaatataaatcaaCAGAAATAGTGGTTACGTTGCCTTTTTGTATAACCTTTAGCCCAAGAGACAATCTTCTCTATAAATGATAGATAGAACCGTGACTTTAGACTACTGCAATTAAGTTACGGAGACAACTTTTACCACGCTACAGTGCTAAGAACAGTTGTGATAACGCTCTTGCTCTGTGTAAATGTAAAAATGtgttgaattaaaaatattaaaattaaaatagttataaagataaacaaattaaatagTAGAAACTAGATGCCAAAATTGCCGTTACGGATATCGTTGTACAATTGCTTGTGACCTTTTTGTTTTACACCCACTTTACCATGCAGTTTATTACCAGCACTGTTTCCCGCAGTATTATATGGTACTCcgttaatattaatttggTTTGTGTTCATGTTCATgttcatattcattttcgaattcatattcatattcatattcattttaggACTCATGCTTGGGTTCATATTTGAGTTCATATTTGGGTTCATTCCGGAACTCATATTAGGATTCATCATCATACGGTGACTAGCTCTCTTGTTCGCTTTACCACTTGGAATACCTTGAggcatttgcatttgcatttgcatttgcattgGATTTGGCATACCGGGATTCATCATTTCCTGTTGTGGAATCATTGGTGAATTGGAtctcatcttcatcatcctAGGCCCCTTTGGTGGGATATTCATTCTTGTTTGTTGATTCAtgttcatattattattattattaatcatgTTCATATTATTGTTCATATTATTGTTCATATTATTGTTCATGTTCATATTATTGTTCATGTTCATATTATTGTTCATGTTCATATTATTGTTCATGTTCATATTATTGTTCATATTATTGTTCATATTATTGTTCATATTATTCGTATTCatgttattattcatattcatattcatattcatattcatgttattattcatattcatattcacATTCatgttattattcattGGTCCCCTATTTATATTCCCGTTATATGGAGGGCAACTATTAATCATATTCATACTAGGcgaatttttcatatttgaaGGAGTGCCATTATAattgtcattattattcttgcCATTAGACACTACCcgattattattatttctttgtGTGTTTCGTAGATACGGATTATCATCTGGCCCAAGATGTAACGTACCTGCATCAGCTTCATCACTATCATCATCACTGTATTTTGAAGATGTTACAGAAGGAATGACTGTATCATGAGCAGGCCCGTGGGTAGCAGCTTGGTTAGTCTTGTAAGTAAAATCTTTAGCATTTGATGGTGGTGATTGTCTATTAGGTTGGTTTTGATTATTGTATCCATCTTGATAGGCTTGTTGTGGATTCCCATTAGATGAGTACTGCGCCATTTGATGAGATATTTGAGGTCCATGATTCATCATTGGGCTTCCTCTACCAGGTGATAAGGGACCTTGATTCATTTGATTTTGGTTCATTATTTGACCTTGATTCATCGGAGGTTGATTCATCATTTGGTTTAGTGGATTTCTACCAGGTGATGGTGGGCCCTGGTTCATTATTTGGCTTGAATGACCTCTACTAGGTGATGAAGGTCCCTGTTTCataatttgatttggaTTACCTCTACCAGGCGAAGGTGGACCctgattcattatttggtTCGGATTACCTCTACCCGGTGAGGGTGGGCCTTGGCTCATTATTTGGTTTGGATTACCTCTACCAGGTG is a window of Henningerozyma blattae CBS 6284 chromosome 5, complete genome DNA encoding:
- the HRI1 gene encoding Hri1p (similar to Saccharomyces cerevisiae YLR301W; ancestral locus Anc_6.101) yields the protein MPSIAKRVAFQVGSDIFERTSTFSSASNNGYYISLRPLVKPSKTSEIEFPLEWAFCGTPDNIKITQKSENVTTQDFNFWLDTNTYLNVPNTHRGEVNTTWETWECGSLKESGSVFPNGKSSPGVNFIELWQPMRIDKSEEVVNITGVNNGRSIVFKVDDSNYQGLVVVVGKWVQGYLSKKNDGTIKGLNFIRSVQQADESYETTFKYGSDISKFPTNFTNLKVGEDVTVNGLAWTVVEYDA
- the EXG1 gene encoding glucan 1,3-beta-glucosidase (similar to Saccharomyces cerevisiae EXG1 (YLR300W) and SPR1 (YOR190W); ancestral locus Anc_6.99), translated to MVSFSSIVVSLCSLASMAMAQPVPAKGANNVQLLTAKNNKRYYEYDSNTPIRGVNIGGWLVLEPYITPSLFEAFRTNDYNDDGIPVDEYHFCQTLGHTEAQNRLIDHWSTFYTAQDFQDIADMGFNMVRIPVGYWAFKTLENDPYVTGYQEFYLDQAISWAKKAGLKVWVDLHGAAGSQNGFDNSGLRDSINFLEDSNLELTTEVLQYILKKYSQSVFEDTVIGIELINEPLGPAIDLEKLKTQYYEPAYKYLRETLGSNQNIIIHDAFEAYNYWDSFWNEQENGNWGITVDHHHYQVFSPGECQRGIDERISVACAWGTGVLSEQHWTVAGEFSAALTDCAKWLNGVGVGARFDGSYVKGSATSYYIGSCQNNDDIDSWSEERKQNTRRFIEAELDAFEMKGGWIMWCWKTESAPEWDVKLLAGAGVWPQPLTDRQYPGQCSN